In Mongoliitalea daihaiensis, one DNA window encodes the following:
- a CDS encoding ATP-binding protein, whose amino-acid sequence MYPILALTGPRQSGKTTLLKELFPDFRYISLENPDNRNFASTDPNGFLEEFHSKVIFDEVQRVPELFSYLQSSVDNRNRAMGLYVLSGSQNFHLMHSITQSLAGRVAIFKLFPLDFNEMKGAQLMEDDLIDLSIKGFYPGVYDRNIPPKVFYSNYIETYLNRDIGELVAIRDLKLFQNFIALCATRAGQLLNLNGLANDCGISQPTAKAWLSALDQSYITFQLYPYYKNYSKRVIKTPKLYFYDTGLLCHLLKINSREKLIKNPIKGAVFENMMIAEYVKQMHHQNNVQDIWYWRDVSGNEVDLLVDHGENLEIIEFKATQTIKSDMFDGLSKFESISQLSNLDKKLVYSGTASQNRSMGKLISWKDFGPSYK is encoded by the coding sequence ATGTATCCCATATTGGCGCTCACCGGCCCAAGACAATCCGGTAAAACAACACTTTTGAAAGAGCTATTCCCAGATTTTAGATACATAAGTTTAGAGAATCCCGACAACAGAAACTTTGCCTCCACTGATCCCAATGGTTTTTTGGAAGAGTTTCATTCTAAAGTAATTTTCGACGAAGTACAACGAGTGCCCGAACTATTTTCTTATTTGCAAAGCAGCGTTGACAATAGAAATCGAGCAATGGGACTGTATGTCCTTTCGGGCTCTCAAAACTTCCACTTGATGCACAGCATCACGCAGAGTTTGGCTGGCAGAGTCGCAATTTTCAAGCTGTTTCCCTTAGATTTCAATGAAATGAAAGGGGCACAACTCATGGAAGATGACTTAATCGACTTATCAATCAAAGGCTTCTACCCGGGCGTCTACGACCGAAATATCCCGCCAAAAGTATTCTATTCCAACTATATAGAAACCTACTTAAATAGGGACATTGGAGAATTGGTCGCCATCAGAGATTTAAAGCTATTCCAAAACTTTATTGCACTCTGCGCGACGCGGGCTGGACAGCTCTTGAACCTGAATGGATTGGCCAATGATTGCGGAATCAGTCAACCGACTGCCAAAGCATGGCTCTCTGCATTAGATCAAAGCTACATCACATTCCAATTGTACCCCTACTACAAGAATTACAGTAAGCGGGTCATTAAAACGCCCAAGCTGTACTTCTACGATACAGGATTGCTGTGCCATCTGCTAAAAATCAATTCCCGAGAAAAACTGATCAAAAACCCCATCAAAGGTGCTGTCTTTGAAAATATGATGATTGCAGAATATGTCAAACAAATGCATCACCAAAACAACGTACAGGACATTTGGTATTGGAGAGATGTATCAGGTAATGAAGTGGATCTCTTGGTCGACCATGGCGAAAACTTGGAAATCATTGAATTCAAAGCTACCCAAACGATCAAATCAGACATGTTTGATGGTCTATCCAAATTTGAAAGCATATCTCAACTCTCCAATTTGGACAAAAAGCTTGTCTACAGTGGGACAGCTTCTCAAAATAGGTCAATGGGGAAATTAATTTCTTGGAAGGATTTTGGGCCATCATACAAGTGA